The Oncorhynchus tshawytscha isolate Ot180627B linkage group LG27, Otsh_v2.0, whole genome shotgun sequence genome includes the window CTGATGACAATAGTACTATAAACTCCCAAAATGATACGTTTAAGTTAACAGTATAGCTACAACAGTCACCATAAGAAAAGGAGCATTCAAGATTGAGTGTGGGACTCACATCACTGTTGGTCCTGCCACCATTGCCACACCTCTGTTCCCTCAGGGTCTGAAAGAGAAGGGCAGTTATCAGTCAagcaacatactgtacagtaccacaCTAGACTCACCACTATACTGACTAACAGGTATTCACTCACCAGGTGTTTGAACTCTGCTGACAGACTGCCATTGTTGGACTCCTCCATGTTCATCACCTTGGTGTTGGTACCTAGGATGTTGAACTTTCGGGACCTGGGAGAAGCAGGGGACAGCAGGTAGGGTCGGTTATTCACAGGATCCATGGCAAAAGGGACATTCTAAGATTGATAGGTTAGGAGACAAAGGGTTTCAACATAACATAAAAGTCACTTACCCTCGAATGGCTGCCACGTCCCCAGATTCCCTGAGAAACAAACAACAGAGGTCAATTCACCTTCCCTGGGACTGAGTCGATCGTCGTGTTCGATGCAAATAAGACATGATCGTGGGAGTGATGGACACAAGGCATGCAAAACTCACTTGTCAATAATAACTTTGATCTTCAGCTGGTAATTCAATTCTGGAAACTTCACCAGTAATCTGAAAAGAGAGAACATTTTTGGAAAATCACATTTGGTGAGAGCACATAAAGCAAAACGCCAAAGACATCAAATAAGGCCGTTTTGTATTCAACATAGGCATCAACTGGGGGCACGGAGTTGAAACATGGAGTCCCGCAGCCCCTCTTACCTGACTTTGTTGGTGAACTGCACACCTGTCTTGATGACCAGTGGTCTGTCTGGATGCATGGGCATACAAGGCTGCCTCTCCACCACGAACGCACTGCAACACAATGGCCAGATAAGAGGCGGTGCATTAGGGCACAATGGTGGAAGTCTGTGATAAACAAAACTCTGAAGCCTCATCTAATGCCCATcctaataaaatgtaaaaatatctcCATATTTGCCAAAGGCTATGCCATGTATCCAAAACATCTGAATATTATGCAAATTCGATCCGATAATAAATATCCAAACGATCTGGAGAAGCTCCCCACCTCTTCATGAGGTTCCTGAACAAGTCCACTATCTTCTCCTCCAGAGCGGGCCGGTGCTGGATGATGGGGTCTCCCTTATAGGACACCTTCTGCTGGAGCTCCTCCAGCTTCTTGATCTGCTGGCGGATCTGCAGCTGAGACTCAGCCAGGGAAGTAATCCTAGAGGTCAAAGGTTAATCTAGGTCCGTCATTATGGCAGTGCTACCCTGTTTGTTAAACAAATTTGGAACTACAATTTCATCTTATGGTGTCTTGCATTGACTACAAATAACAGCAACTTCTCCTTCTTCGCCTCTGACGTTTACTCTACGTGAGTGTTGGGGGGGAATAGATAGTGTACAGTCATGGGGAGGGCACAGAAAATGATTTTAACGTGGAAAGTAAAGGCTACTAATGGTAACTGACCATGTCTCCAAGCGGTCCAGGCAAATGTTGGGTGGTCCTCCGATGCAGGCAATCTGCTGCCTCCTCTTCCAGTCAGCCAGCTCGTCATCTGTCAGGTTCTTCTGTACAAAGTCCATGGCTGACAGCAGCCCTGCCATCTCAGTCACGATTTGCTACaacagagagggacaacaacacaTCCTTCAGACACTGATATAACCAGTGTTAAAGTGACATTCAGGGGGCTCTGAAATTACTTTTAAGATATATTTTATTAATCCACACGAGATGGACATCAGCCGCAGTGCAGCGCCCAATGAGCAGTTTAGGGGGTTAAGTTCCTTGCACCTGCGATATTGATGCCAGCAACCCTCCGGTTGCCAGCTCACTCCCCGCCAGCACTAGGATTCGAACAGACAACCCTCCGGTTGCCAGCTCACTCCCCGCCAGCACTAGGATTCGAACAGACAACCCTCCGGTTGCCAGCTCACTCCCTGCCAGCACTAGGATTCGAACAGACAACCCTCCGGTTGCCAGCCCACTCCCTGCCAGCACTAGGATTCGAACAGACAACCCTCCGGTTGCCAGCTCACTCCCTGCCAGCACTAGGATTCGAACAGACAACCCTCCGGTTGCCAGCCCACTCCCTGCCAGCACTAGGATTCGAACCGACAACCCTCCGGTTGCCAGCTCACTCCCCGCCAGCACTAGGATTCGAACAGACAACCCTCCGGTTGCCAGCTCACTCCCCGCCAGCACTAGGATTCGAACAGACAACCCTCCGGTTGCCAGCTCACTCCCTGCCAGCACTAGGATTCGAACAGACAACCCTCCGGTTGCCAGCCCACTCCCTGCCAGCACTAGGATTCGAACAGACAACCCTCCGGTTGCCAGCTCACTCCCTGCCAGCACTAGGATTCGAACAGACAACCCTCCGGTTGCCAGCCCACTCCCTGCAAGCACTAGGATTCGAACCGACAACCCTCCGGTTGCCAGCTCACTCCCTGCCAGCACTAGGATTCGAACAGACAACCCTCCGGTTGCCAGCCCACTCCCTGCCAGCACTAGGATTCGAACCGACAACCCTCCGGTTGCTGGCCCACTTCTCGAACCGAGGGTACGATTATATCTTCCGCATGATTATCATGTTAGACAACATGATTAGTGAATTTGTTTTACAATTTTGGCctcagggattttttttttactaaatagTCTCCAGCCCCACATTCTCCAAAATTTGACAGCCATTATCACCCTCCTCATCTTGCTCATAAATATCTAACGCCTGACAGCAGCATGAATATTAATTTAACTCAATTGAAAATGAATGATCGAGCACACATTAATATCGACACACATacagatctctgcatgtgtagtgaAAGGTGCTGCTGCTGAGTACAAATGTTTGTTGGGGCTGCCACGCCCCCCTGCTTGGGCCAGACAGTTTCATCTTGCTGCTGAGTACAAATGTTTGTCGGGGCTGCAACGCCCCCCTGCTTGGGCCAGACAGTTTCAGCTTGCTGCTGAGTACAAATGTTTGTCGGGGCTGCAACGCCCCCCTGCTCGGGCCAGACAGTTTCAGCTTGCTGCTGAGTACAAATGTTTGTCGGGGCTGCAACGCCGCCCTGCTTGGGCCAGACAGTTTCAGCTTGCTGCTGCTGAGTACAAATGTTTGTCGGGGCTGCAACGCCGCCCTGCTTGGGCCAGACAGTTTCAGCTTGCTGCTGCTGAGTACAAATGTTTGTCGGGGCTGCCACGCCCCCCTGCTTGGGCCAGACAGTTTCAGCTTGCTGCTGAGTACAAATGTTTGTCGGGGCTGCCACGCCCCCCTGCTTGGGCCAGACAGTTTCAGCTTGCTGCTGAGAATTAGAGAATGACTAACCCAATTCTACAGCTTACTATTCAACAACAtgtaaatatgcaggtttatGTCATTTATTGCACACACGTAGGAGGTTCGAGCAGAATGTCAACTAGCCTCTCCTACTTATCGCAGAAATTCGGACTATACTGATTCAGGGTATTAGGACCCTCGAAGAGAGGATGTACGATGTTGGGTCAGATGGACACTAAGGAGGGGTGTACAAGGGCCCTACCCTCCTGAGCTGGTCCAGAGCACTCAGCATCTGTTCCAGCTGAGACATCTTCTGCCGGGTGGCTGCCGCCTGGCTGTTCCCATTCATGTCCTGGGACAACTCTGAGCAAATAGGAGAGGAGTTGGGTGGGTTATCTGTAGATTTAAGAGTCAGTGATATTTGGTAGTATTTGATGGCGGGCCAGAGTTTCAAAACAAGAACAAGCTAaatcaatagtagtagtagagtataaAATTAGAGCCTCTAACAGATTCATATCCTATCCATAAATTCCAATAAAATTCTATAAAAATACATCTAGAATTGTAATATTAAAAGTGAAACTTACCACCCTGACTTTTAAGGGTCTTGTAGTTGAAGTCAAAATCATCCTGGAGATTCTCAAGCATCTTCATCTTTTGTTCCATATCCTATAGCAAAGTAAAAACGCAAAGCATGTAAATCAAATGAGGTATTAAATAACAAGCCTGTGTAAAACCACATATTCTTTGGACTAAACGTGCAGTCTCACCTGCACCCTCTTCCTGATGTCCTGCAGGTTGTGCTCCAGGATCTGTTGTTTCTCCGTCACCACAGTGCCAGACGGGTGAGACGCCGTTCCGTCCTGTGCGGCGGTGGTGGCGGTCTGCAGCAGCCTCTGCTCTTCCCAGAGGCAGCGGGCTACAATGCGGGCGATCTCCATGGGTTTCTCCAGGTACTTGGACTGCAGGTGCTGCTTAATGCGCCGCAGGTTGTGCTGGTAGAGCACGTTGTTCTCCTGCAGGAAGCGGCTGTACTGCTGGTCAATCTCCCCCAGCAGGTTGTGGAACACCAGCGTGGCGTGGGACTCCTTGTTCGCTGCGTACGCCCTGCATAGCACATTTTCTTGTATTATCTtgatttaattaaccaggtagggtGTTGAGAACAACCTATAGTAACAACCTAGCCTCTAATAAATGTTCATATCTCTAGTTATTACTCAAACGCATTGTAAAAAACAAATCCACAGATAAGATATGATATGCTTTCCGAACGCAGTGTGTTCAGACgacttgtctttttccacatcgttacgttacagccgtattctaaaatggattcagttGTCgtcccccccccatcaatctacacacaatagcccataacaacaaagcaaaaacaggtttttagaaaggtttgcaaaagtatatatatatttttactggaatatcacatttacataagtattcagaccctttactcagtactttgttgaagcacctttggctgtgactacagccttgagtcttcttgggtatgacgctacaagcttggcacaactgtatttggagagtttctcccattcttctctgcagatggaGCTCTGGAGAtggagctctggagctctgtcagagtgaacatcaggttcttggtcacctcccagaccaaggctcttcttcatcgattgttcagtttggccgggtggccagctccaggaagacttggtggttccaaacttcgtcgatttaagaatgatggaggacaccgtattcttggggaccatcaatgctccAGACTTTTTTTAGTatacttccccagatctgtgcctaaacacaatcctttctcggagttctacggacaattcctttgacctcatagcttggattttgctctgacatgcactgagcacacaattttgagtctcatagcaaagggtctgaatactaatgctaaggcatttcagtttttttaatcaTTATAAAAAAcaaccatttctaaaaacctgcgtttgtcattatgaggtattgtgtgtagattgatgatgaaatgttttaattgaatccattttagaataaggctgtaaggtaacaaaatgcgGACAAAGGGAGCAGACTTTTACGGTAACAAGGAAGTTTGGGAACTGAAATAGCTtttgggtaaatccatttgaagtCACTTTTTGACAACATCACTTTTGCTGAAAACAAAACTGTCCATACATGTCTGCCAATGACATAACATGAcggtcagaaagtgactttttggacccGAATGCCAAAACAATGCCATAACATGGcggtcagaaagtgactttttggacccGAATGCCAAAACAATGCCAAAATATGCTCAAAGTTGAACCATTTGGCATGCCCCAGCACActatgagacatccatgtcttcatcactggaaaatatcAACAGTTGAGTTTGATATAAATTAAAAAGTGTTGTCAAATAATTGTTTttattaataaaataataaacaatatatatttttatctttAACATCAATTACCTAAAAACGTGTGAACACTGATTCTTTTCATATTGGCATTCgttgtagcttagaccctacTTCAGATCCtctgaggtgtttgtgttgtgtcgcCGTTGGTTGAGACATAGCATGCtgttgaatacagggtgggtgtcatttcaatcctagaaatagaattcatagaatggcctgatcaactctattgcaaaggagatgtgtcgcgctgcatgaggtaaatgCTGGTCACAtcaaatactgactggttttctgatccacgcccctagcTTTTCTTAAGgcgtctgtgaccaacagatatatccctattcccagtcatgtgaaatcaataaattagggccaaatgtatttatttcaactgactgatttccttatacgaactgtaactcagtaaaatcttcaaaattgttgcatgttgcgtttatatttttgttcagtgtaattactACCACAAAGAGGACTGCCGGTCCACCCACCAACGAATGTCAACTTAAAAATGGTCATGTCTATTCTATCATGTATATTTCAATAGGTTTCTAATGGATGATTGACAGTATAATTGAAAACATATCCCCATTAAGTCAAGAgtctctgatgtgtgtgtgtggaccgaCAACCATCTTTGTGGTAAACGTTTCTGGCGTTTAAACACGTTTTTTTGATAATTGAcgttaaaggttaaaaaatgaaatgataaaatagtttgacaaccctgttcgTAAGCTTTTAAATTAGATTAATCTCAgccgtttatcttttccagtgatgaggaaATGTCTCGAGGTACGCAAAATAGGTCAACTTTGAGAACCGTAACCCCTTGAaggttttggcattcaggtccaaaaagtcacttaTTGAACACTTCCACAATGGGCAAATGTGTATGACGTGTTCCCTGCTAACAGTCTAATGTTGTTGATGCTACTTCAAAATAAATCAAAACGATTGTAGAGGAAAATCAATGCCACAATGAGCGTGAGCGGATGACATATTTCCTTCCCCACTACTAACAAACAGAATGAGCAAGCACAACAATGAGCCATGTCATCCTGCCGAGTGTTGCCAGCAGCAGTGGTGTTAGTGAACTGTAGGTACTAGGTACCCATTCTGTAGTGGTGTCGTGAACCACAGGAACTAGGAAAGTACCCACCAGTCCTGGCTTTCGATCCAGGGGGCGAGGAACTGCCGGAGCTCCATGGGGAAGCTGTCGCTGTACAGGTGGTACAGCTGCTCCAGGTACCTGGTCTCCAGCTGCTGCAACTGGTTCCACTGGGCCATGCTGCCAGCTGCCTCCACAACCCTGTATAGGACACACACGTGGAAATAGTTTGAGGAAGAAATGGAAAGCAAGGAAGACACAAGGAAGCTAGATACTAATGAGGGGAACAGGTGTGATCGAGACAATGATCGGCTCTTGACAGCTAGCCAAAGCAGGACGAAACCTTGAGGCCACCGTACAGTATGTCTCTACACTGAAACATTTCCAATACCTTGATCATTTGTTTTAACTCTGATTGTCTTGAATCTGATGAGAGCATGTATAGACAAACGTCATATTCGCCCTGACAGGAAAACCTCAGAAACCGAAGACAAAAGTATCTGATGGTACCTCAGCCAGCTTcctataaacacagagacatcCTGTTCAACTCAACGCACAGCCTTCACCGAGAAACATAAACCAAAATAAACCCTGGCCTTTGGCCTCCCCGTTGGGCAAGGTGAGCCAGATAGAAACCCTTTGGTCTCCCTCCAGCCCAGGTCTGATGCGAGCAGATTTATTCAGCATTACTAGAAAACTATTCAGACTTCAAAGTAAACAGGAACCACATCATTGATATTCATTCCCAGTTGAATAGAATGTCACTGTTGTCATCGTCAGCAAACCATTGAATTATGTAGGTCATGTAATGCAGATGACACCGTCAGCATGTTAGCACAAAACGGTTTCTGCTCCACATTCCTTCCATAACAGTGTAATTATATTTTCAAAGTGAAAGTGATTTTCCATAAACAGCGGTCATGATTTCAGTGAGTTATTTGAGCAGCCATGCTAACCCAGGCCTGGTATTTTTCCTACATTACAGTGTACTTCCTAAAAGCCTTGACAAAATCCTAATTACAACCAGTGAAAAAGGTAGAGAACTACAGAGCATCACCCCCCAGCCCTGAAAGAAATAACACAGTCATCAGCAAACATCTGCCACCCTTCTTATTTTACTGGACACAGGAAGGAACACAATGTTCTCCTAGTAGCTCAATTGCACAATAACTTGCAAGGTGGTGGTTAGGCTACAACGGTCCTGATAACAAGTCCCTATACAGTAGCaagaccatttttttttttactgcaggcTAGATGTAAGGAAATTGAgaaaagagaaacagaggagcAAACTGTACAGTTAGGGTAACATTTTAAATCATGGGATTTGATATTTCTTCCATTCTTTGCGTCCTCATATCTGATATGCTCCATTGACAGATTCAGATAACAGAACTTATCCAATCACAAAGACTCAATTCCTTGGATGACAGGTGAACAAACATGCTCCAATCGCATCTGGCTTTGCAGAGAAACCTAGGGTTGCGTCCTAAATGGCAAGATTTTCATTGTGCCTTGGTCAAAAGAAGTACACTATggagaataggttgccatttgggacgaatccTCATTTATAAAAATGTCACTTCCTCTTGTCCTACGCAGGTGAAACAATGAGTTGAAATTGCCTGTGACCTTTACTGCTTGTATTGGCAATTGGTAGATTTGATTGCAATCCTGGTTTACTTCGCCTCTACTTTCCTTACCCTGTCCACTTCCTGTCAGACTGGAATAAGGCCAATAAATAACATTTTATAATTCCAGTCGATTCCACAAATATGATGAAAAGTCAGTCAAATCATGTGACTAATGCAAGCAGAGGTTGAGCCACAAGATCACACAAAAAAAAGCTTGTGATGATGTACACTGAAGAGCACCAGTGACAAATTGCAAATGTTTGCCATTGTTTGTTATGTTGCTAGCATGAACAAGCATATACCTTTTGCTAAAGCTTTTTTGTTGtgttgtattttacccccttcTTCTCCCCAAATTTGATCTCGTCTCATCGTTGCAACTCCCCCAATGGGCTCTGGACAGGAGAAAgtagagtcatgcgtcctctgaaacatgacccgccaaatcgcacttcttaacacccgcccgcttaacccggaagccagctgcaccaatgtgtcggaggaaacactgtccaattgacaaccgaagtcagcctgcagccAATGCTTGCTAGCAGAtatccatagacttccagtcattgcgctaacgctagttatcaacttccttcaaactgcacgcagagacataataatggtatccacgagttcaccTGACTCTGGAGAAGTAGATACAATGACAAAGTATCCCTTGAAGTCATACAAAAGTATTACTGTGTGTGAAGTTAAACGCATTCGGTCAttaccatttattttttatacacacagaactgctttaactcagcgacatttgagagttttcaagccctgccacaacatttcaattgggattaggtctggactttgactaggccattcaaaaacttcaaatttgttgctttttaaccattttcatatcgacttgattgtgtgttttggatcattgtcttgctgcatgacccagctgcgatTCAGCTTACAGATGGATGGACATTCTCccgtagaattctctgatacagagaagaattcatggttccttctattaagtcAAGTCGTCCAAGTGCTGAGGCTGCAAAGCATCGCCAAACCACATGAGGTTGAGGTTCTCACTGTGGAATGTGGTGTTTGGTTGAGACtcatccaaaaagttgactcaagtttgccaaaaaacATCTGGTTGATCATCAAAACTCTttgaagaatgttctatggacagatgagtcaaaagtaaaaaccgtctgtgagctgaagcgcagctgggtcatgcagcaagacaatgatccaaatcacacaatcaagtctacataaagattagaggttgaccgattaaatcggaatggccaattaattagggccgatttcaacaACAATTTCATAAccatcggtaatcggcatttttggacactgattgtGGCTGattacctgttacgcgagtgcagcaagaagccaaggtaaattgctagctagcattaaacttatcttataaaaaacaatcaatcttaacatagtCTCTAGttcactacacatggttgatgatattactaattTATCTAGCTTGTttatcctgcgttgcatataatcgatgcggtgcctgttaatttctcatcgaatcacagcctacttcgccaaacgggtgatttaacaagcgcttTCGCGAAAAAAAGCACCAAATGTCGaagagttaaagcagttctgtgtgtacctaaccataaacatcaacgcctttctttaaaatcaatacacaagtatatatttttaaacctgcatatttagttaatattgcctgctaacattaatttcttttaactagggaaattgtgtcacttctcttgcgttccgtgtaagcagtcagggtatatgcagcagtttgggccgcctggctcgttgcgaactgtgtgaagaccatttattcctaacaaagaccgtaaataatttgccagaattgtacataattatgatataacattgaaggttgtacaatgtaacagcaatatttagacttagggatgccacccgttagataaaatatgtaaCGGTTCCATAATTCACTGAAAgaatacattttgtttttcaaaattatagtttccggatttgaccattttaatgacctacggcttgtatttctgtgtgtcattatgttataattaagtctatgattttatagagcagtctgactgagtctggctggctcgtaagcattcattcaaacagcacttttgtgtgtttgccagcagctcttcactgtgcttcaagcattgagctgtttatgacttcaagcctatcaactcccaagactaggctggtgtaaccgatgtgaaatggctagctagttagtggggtgcgcgctaatatcGTTTcaaatcggtgacatcactcgctctgagaccttgaagtagttgttccccttgttctgcaagggccgcggcttttgtggaacgatgcttcgagggtggctgttgtcaatgtgttcctggttcgagcccaggtaggggcgaggacaGGGACGGAAGCTATTACtgctacactggcaatactaaagtgcctataagaacatccaatgaaatagttctgcatggaagagtgggccagaattcctccacagcaacgtgagagactgatcaactacagggagtgttcggttggagtcattgcagttcaaaaggtggcacaaccagttattgagtgtaaggggtcAATTACATTTTCACACAGGAGCATTGGGTATTGCACAACTTTTTttaatgaaataaattaaatatgtaattgttgtgttatttgttcactcagtaTCCCTTTATTTAATATTAGgatttggttgaagatctgataacattcagtatcaaaaatatgcaaaagtagagacAATTAGAAAGGGGGAAATACTTCCACAGCACCTCATTAAAACATGAGCCATTTTCGTGGTACTGGTTATTCCGAGTTGAACTTGACCAAAGTTCTCGCTAACTCCTCAAACCAGGTACGTAGGGCTCTGTTCTCACCACCGCGGGTTCAGACTAGTGCGACCGGGTCGGTCACGTCTGCATATGTACCTAGCAGGTTTGCATGCTCAGTAATTAGTATGTTATGTTGAGGGGCGTTTTCCTAATAACGCTATTCGTTGACTGTGTGTGATAAATATGTCCTGATATGTTCAAATGTattatgtattggccattgatgTTTAAACTATTGAGATGTATTGATTATGGAGTGACATTCATATTGGTTAAATACCTGCTCCAGGGTTTGTTCAGGTGCTCATTTCGAGAGAGCTTAGGCTACAGTGACATGTTGTCCCAGGGCTCTACTAAACTCTGCTGTGAGGGTCCACTACATTACAAGTTTATTTGAGAAAAGGAAAGTGAGGAAAGTTAGAGGGCACCCCTACTCATTTCACATGTTAGACATGTCACCTTTCCTCATTCCTCTTTCACTACACTGACGGAAACAGGTGCATCATCCtgcctggggtgtattcattacgctgGTTCGGTTGCAAAATCTTTTGGTTTGGTTTGCtttgtttgcttccgtttggttcttAAACGGTAAATGGTTTCCATTGCAaggcgtaatgaatacacccctggagtGAGATTGTGCTACATACAAAAACTAGACTCAAACCACAACACAGAGCAGCTGAGCTGACTCATCATCATGTGTCAAAACTCAAACTGTCACCTTCCCATTCAATTACTTGTTTTCTTTCAACTTCCTCAAGTCATACAAAGTGCATGGGCTTAAATGGATCCCATGTTAGTTAATGAACAGCTAAGCTTGTAATTTACAGGAGCTCAAAACAGCCAACTCTTTGGCAACAGGTGACAACCCAGTCAAAACCCATAAAATATAGATGACAAGATCGATGAACAACTAAAAAGCAGAAACTTCCTTTGTTCAACCTGACCCTGAATCCATGGGTAGCTTCTGGTAATGGGGGGGAATttctcatgtcttactcattggtaggaagaagtttggtccaaatcagatgttgggtactatatttGACTATTATCTgaatcttataaaaaaacaatttttaaaaggccaatttgggtgcaatcaatgagcttaatttctcagagatcaaattataatTTAGTTTAGCTTTTCTATATTAAAAGTATCTTTTACTAACTAAAGATTGGATTTCAGAACAATACTCAGTCACACTCAGAGAATGAAAAGGAACATATGACAACACCACTCCATCCGGATCATATCCAAAGTGGGCATTACCAGTGCCTATAAAGACTGCTGACTTCACTCTAGTTCTCCATAGACAACTGAAAAAGAGCAGAGCTTTTGTCTGAGCAGCACTTGTCCCATCATTGCCATTACAGAGTGGCGTGGAATGCACAGGCAGACGACAGAGAGCCACAGAAACACCGAGCTCCACCAGGGTTAACAACACAGCTGTGTGAACAGTGGCACAACACCAGACAGGCCTGGGGATCTCTACAGCCTTGGCCTACAGAAGCAAGTCAACATGAACTGACTTTCACTGAGCCGGTGTTGAGAGAACTGGAGGTCTCAAGAACAGGAAACATTCCGTACTGCAGCAAGGCACCACTCATTTCATCACCAGTATCTCTCTGCAGCCACTATGGGTAGGCTACACCATAAAAACATTTGTTGCATGTCTAAGCACTgtttgtcaaaaaaaaaaaaaaatgtcgtACTGTACACTGTCCATTGTACAGTACGGGAGGTGGGATCAGCCTGTCAAGGAATCTAGTCTGCATTGTTCAGCTAAAGATAACAATTTGACTAGAAAGCGTCAGTCGTGAGGGCCATGAAAAGCAGCCACATCCTTTGCACTGTCTGTAACTAGGCATGGGCCTAGTACTTTCTATGTAACAGAAATAATGTTACTGTATCTTACTTTCTAAAAACGAGCATTGCCATGCGGTGAACTGTTAAACCCCATATTTCTCTAACTCAGAGAGAAGGTATAACAGTTTTCTACACCTCACTACAGTATCAAAGTCTGACTCGATGCAGTAAGCAGTTGCTTCTCCTTTAAGTCACCAGGGACCAGTTTTTCCAGATCAAAATCATCCTGTGTTTAGCTCCCCCTTCCGATGTGGTCCGTCC containing:
- the LOC112225989 gene encoding signal transducer and activator of transcription 3-like isoform X4, encoding MAQWNQLQQLETRYLEQLYHLYSDSFPMELRQFLAPWIESQDWAYAANKESHATLVFHNLLGEIDQQYSRFLQENNVLYQHNLRRIKQHLQSKYLEKPMEIARIVARCLWEEQRLLQTATTAAQDGTASHPSGTVVTEKQQILEHNLQDIRKRVQDMEQKMKMLENLQDDFDFNYKTLKSQGELSQDMNGNSQAAATRQKMSQLEQMLSALDQLRRQIVTEMAGLLSAMDFVQKNLTDDELADWKRRQQIACIGGPPNICLDRLETWITSLAESQLQIRQQIKKLEELQQKVSYKGDPIIQHRPALEEKIVDLFRNLMKSAFVVERQPCMPMHPDRPLVIKTGVQFTNKVRLLVKFPELNYQLKIKVIIDKESGDVAAIRGSRKFNILGTNTKVMNMEESNNGSLSAEFKHLTLREQRCGNGGRTNSDASLIVTEELHLITFETEVYHQGLKIDLETHSLPVVVISNICQMPNAWASILWYNMLTNHPKNVNFFTKPPVGTWDQVAEVLSWQFSSTTKRGLTIEQLTTLAEKLLGPCVNYSGCQITWAKFCKENMVGKGFSFWVWLDNIIDLVKKYILALWNEGYILGFISKERERAILSPKPPGTFLLRFSESSKEGGITFTWVEKDISGKTQIQSVEPYTKQQLNSMSFAEIIMGYKIMDATNILVSPLVYLFPEIPKEDAFGKYCRPEAAPEAELGDPCSTIQPYLKTKFICVTPCPSVFMDFPDSELLGNGIFPGTNSGNTSDLFPMSPRTLDSLMHNEAEANPGPLDSLTLDMELSSDVASPM
- the LOC112225989 gene encoding signal transducer and activator of transcription 3-like isoform X7; this encodes MAQWNQLQQLETRYLEQLYHLYSDSFPMELRQFLAPWIESQDWAYAANKESHATLVFHNLLGEIDQQYSRFLQENNVLYQHNLRRIKQHLQSKYLEKPMEIARIVARCLWEEQRLLQTATTAAQDGTASHPSGTVVTEKQQILEHNLQDIRKRVQDMEQKMKMLENLQDDFDFNYKTLKSQGELSQDMNGNSQAAATRQKMSQLEQMLSALDQLRRQIVTEMAGLLSAMDFVQKNLTDDELADWKRRQQIACIGGPPNICLDRLETWITSLAESQLQIRQQIKKLEELQQKVSYKGDPIIQHRPALEEKIVDLFRNLMKSAFVVERQPCMPMHPDRPLVIKTGVQFTNKVRLLVKFPELNYQLKIKVIIDKESGDVAAIRGSRKFNILGTNTKVMNMEESNNGSLSAEFKHLTLREQRCGNGGRTNSDASLIVTEELHLITFETEVYHQGLKIDLETHSLPVVVISNICQMPNAWASILWYNMLTNHPKNVNFFTKPPVGTWDQVAEVLSWQFSSTTKRGLTIEQLTTLAEKLLGPCVNYSGCQITWAKFCKENMVGKGFSFWVWLDNIIDLVKKYILALWNEGYILGFISKERERAILSPKPPGTFLLRFSESSKEGGITFTWVEKDISGKTQIQSVEPYTKQQLNSMSFAEIIMGYKIMDATNILVSPLVYLFPEIPKEDAFGKYCRPEAAPEAELGDPCSTIQPYLKTKFICVTPTNSGNTSDLFPMSPRTLDSLMHNEAEANPGPLDSLTLDMELSSDVASPM